A single region of the Ferroacidibacillus organovorans genome encodes:
- a CDS encoding nucleotidyltransferase family protein, protein MTDHRQYEHDLRALLRATDWFMQALRVVRECNPPDWLVGGGVIRTLVWDWLHDESTPTPLNDIDVAYFDPTDLQPDRDLEIERTLYHLLPKMPWQAKNQAAVHLWHERKFGFPVEPLASSADGVGTWPETATSVAVRLLDDDEFLMVAPCGLNDLFELVCRRNPRRVTQQIFEQRLADKQIVKKWPKVHVVHDHPREGSSC, encoded by the coding sequence ATGACCGACCATCGTCAATATGAGCACGATTTACGAGCATTGTTGCGCGCAACGGACTGGTTCATGCAAGCCTTGCGTGTGGTGCGTGAATGCAATCCTCCGGATTGGCTGGTTGGTGGTGGTGTCATTCGCACACTGGTGTGGGACTGGTTACACGATGAATCTACGCCGACACCGCTGAATGATATCGATGTGGCATATTTTGATCCAACAGACTTACAACCGGACAGAGACTTGGAGATTGAGCGAACGCTGTATCATCTCCTGCCGAAGATGCCTTGGCAGGCAAAAAATCAGGCGGCTGTTCACTTGTGGCACGAACGGAAGTTTGGGTTTCCCGTTGAACCGCTTGCTTCGAGCGCAGACGGGGTTGGGACTTGGCCAGAAACAGCGACGAGCGTCGCCGTCCGTCTTCTCGACGATGATGAGTTTCTCATGGTCGCACCGTGTGGGCTGAACGATTTGTTTGAGTTGGTATGTCGTAGAAATCCTCGGCGAGTGACCCAACAGATTTTCGAGCAGCGTCTCGCTGACAAACAAATTGTGAAGAAATGGCCGAAGGTGCATGTGGTTCATGACCATCCAAGGGAGGGATCGAGTTGCTGA
- a CDS encoding DinB family protein, which yields MLTLFRYNWQVREEWFDWCEGVPDEELTRQRIGGVGSFLRTLWHIVDSEYSWIRAMEGKPDVQLPFEVELSNLV from the coding sequence TTGCTGACGCTGTTTCGCTACAACTGGCAGGTTCGGGAGGAATGGTTTGACTGGTGTGAGGGCGTACCCGACGAGGAACTCACCCGACAGCGGATCGGCGGGGTGGGGAGTTTTTTACGAACCCTGTGGCACATTGTAGATTCTGAATACAGTTGGATTCGTGCGATGGAGGGAAAACCCGACGTTCAGCTTCCCTTTGAGGTGGAATTGTCAAATTTAGTTTAG